A portion of the Krasilnikovia cinnamomea genome contains these proteins:
- a CDS encoding STAS domain-containing protein — protein MQATVTDHRSDVAVLRLTGELDADTAPTLRAKLTELLERPVPRIVVDLTDLKFCDSIGLSAFIVSKEVITARGGWMSFAGANPFLVRLMETVGLSRYFAIFPEVEDAIAAGQL, from the coding sequence ATGCAGGCCACAGTGACCGATCATCGTTCTGACGTCGCCGTGCTGCGCCTGACCGGCGAGCTCGACGCCGACACCGCCCCCACCCTGCGCGCCAAGCTCACCGAGCTGCTCGAGCGGCCGGTTCCCCGCATCGTCGTCGACCTCACCGACCTCAAGTTCTGTGACTCCATCGGCTTGAGCGCGTTCATCGTCAGCAAGGAGGTGATCACCGCGCGCGGCGGCTGGATGAGCTTCGCCGGGGCGAACCCGTTCCTGGTCAGGCTCATGGAAACCGTGGGACTGAGCCGGTACTTCGCGATCTTCCCCGAGGTCGAGGACGCCATCGCGGCGGGCCAGCTCTAG
- a CDS encoding DUF6886 family protein, translated as MRPAPGEVLHFSEDPSITRFAPHVAATAQQPDPYVWAVDAEQAPSYWFPRDCPRVMAWPHPGTSAADHELILGPGGGERVHAIEYGWLARMQQVRLYAYRLPAAPFRPFGQPRPHAMVAVELGCAMPYLDRRRDGPAVRRCNPDFA; from the coding sequence ATGCGTCCGGCACCAGGAGAGGTCCTGCACTTTTCTGAGGACCCGTCCATCACCCGCTTCGCGCCGCACGTCGCGGCGACCGCTCAGCAGCCGGATCCGTACGTTTGGGCGGTCGACGCCGAGCAGGCGCCGTCGTACTGGTTTCCGCGCGACTGCCCGCGCGTCATGGCCTGGCCACATCCCGGCACCAGCGCCGCGGACCACGAACTCATCCTCGGCCCGGGCGGCGGCGAACGCGTCCACGCCATCGAGTACGGCTGGCTGGCCCGCATGCAACAGGTCCGGTTGTACGCGTACCGGCTGCCCGCGGCCCCCTTCCGTCCTTTCGGGCAGCCGCGACCCCACGCCATGGTCGCGGTGGAGCTCGGATGCGCAATGCCATACCTCGACCGGAGGCGGGACGGACCGGCTGTGCGCCGATGCAATCCTGATTTCGCCTAG
- a CDS encoding DNA polymerase III subunit gamma and tau, with amino-acid sequence MALALYRKYRPRTFAEVIGQEHVTEPLSQALRSGRLHHAYLFSGPRGCGKTSSARILARSLNCVHGPTPEPCGVCPSCRSLATDGSGSIDVIEIDAASHGGVDDARELREKAFFAPASSRFKIYVIDEAHMVSSAGFNALLKLVEEPPDYVKFIFATTEPEKVLGTIRSRTHHYPFRLIPPAVLRPYLAQLCEAEGIAVEPAVFPLVVRAGGGSARDTLSVLDQLIAGAGPEGVTYGRAVALLGVTDAALIDEMCDALAAGDGAAAYATIDRVAEAGHDPRRFASDLLERLRDLIVLQQVPDAVAKGLIDGPADQLEAMGAQATRLGPATLSRCADIVHNGLVEMRGTTAPRLLLELVTARMLLPGAEDSTGALLQRLERIERRVTLSGDAGTAPVAGQTAPVAGQTAAHAGGGSPPVVAAEQAGGGGGTGLSAARAAAAAAGRRSATEPSPGTDPGAPAESAPAEGQPAPSHPPQAPSQPSKGPGQLSQAPGQPSRAPGQPARALGQPSQAPGASAHETVRVPTGSVQAQAEVVQAPSGPVQAPTGTVQAQAEVVQAQAGSVEAPEPKAAARSVAEPPAAPTEIESTDTPDGRATADPGRLTVDAVREAWPEIMTAVGHKSKKIAALAQGATVRDLDGQTLVLTFRFPAHAKMVASDPTLISDALYESLGGQWQIRCDVSGEAGGTASPPSTGRRSVPSQGGSRGPAPDARRSPQAGSAAPGGDAAGGATAGPVSGSTRRREPSPQPAPGDEGDDWPEPARPGGGSTPAEPPTPTAEDRGPGGSGDRGPTADGPGPGGPADRGPTANGNGVRPRGPGAAAASGGLAAARAAAANAARLGGARAGAAGLSAPAGTTPKATGTTPKANNPTPKAHGPTPNANSTTPRANGTTPKATPGGWSDGSPAEEPPYDPEYDGPVRGVAAYEGFDPGDEPLDDVIDEKTARESSEQQAVRLLQEAFGAEKIGEA; translated from the coding sequence GTGGCACTCGCGCTCTACCGCAAGTACCGGCCCCGCACCTTCGCCGAGGTCATCGGGCAGGAGCACGTCACCGAGCCGCTGTCGCAGGCGCTGCGCAGCGGCCGGTTGCACCATGCGTACCTGTTCTCGGGGCCGCGCGGCTGCGGCAAGACCTCCAGCGCCCGGATCCTCGCCCGCTCGCTCAACTGCGTGCACGGCCCGACCCCGGAGCCGTGCGGGGTCTGCCCGTCCTGCCGTTCCCTGGCCACCGACGGGTCCGGCTCGATCGACGTGATCGAGATCGACGCGGCCAGCCACGGTGGCGTCGACGACGCCCGCGAGCTGCGGGAGAAGGCGTTCTTCGCCCCGGCCAGCAGCCGTTTCAAGATCTACGTGATCGACGAGGCGCACATGGTCTCGTCGGCCGGGTTCAACGCGCTGCTCAAGCTGGTCGAGGAGCCACCCGACTACGTCAAGTTCATCTTCGCCACCACCGAGCCGGAGAAGGTGCTCGGCACCATCCGCTCCCGCACCCACCACTACCCGTTCCGGCTGATCCCGCCGGCGGTGCTGCGGCCGTACCTGGCCCAGCTGTGTGAGGCCGAGGGGATCGCGGTGGAGCCGGCGGTCTTCCCGCTGGTCGTGCGTGCGGGCGGTGGCAGCGCCCGGGACACGCTGTCGGTGCTGGATCAGCTCATCGCGGGCGCCGGGCCGGAAGGCGTCACGTACGGCCGCGCGGTCGCCCTGCTCGGCGTCACGGATGCCGCGCTCATCGACGAGATGTGCGACGCGCTGGCGGCCGGCGACGGGGCGGCGGCGTACGCGACGATCGACCGCGTCGCCGAGGCCGGTCACGATCCGCGCCGCTTCGCCTCCGACCTGCTCGAACGGCTGCGGGATCTGATCGTGCTCCAGCAGGTGCCGGACGCCGTGGCCAAGGGCCTGATCGACGGTCCGGCCGACCAGCTCGAGGCGATGGGCGCGCAGGCCACCAGGCTCGGTCCGGCGACCCTGTCGCGTTGCGCGGACATCGTGCACAACGGGCTGGTCGAGATGCGTGGCACGACCGCCCCCCGCCTGCTGCTCGAACTGGTCACGGCCCGGATGCTCCTGCCGGGCGCCGAGGACTCGACCGGCGCGCTGCTGCAGCGCCTCGAACGCATCGAACGCCGCGTGACCCTGAGCGGTGACGCCGGCACGGCCCCGGTGGCGGGGCAGACGGCTCCGGTAGCCGGACAGACGGCTGCGCACGCTGGGGGCGGATCTCCGCCGGTGGTGGCGGCGGAGCAGGCGGGCGGGGGCGGGGGTACGGGCCTGTCGGCGGCGCGCGCCGCAGCGGCGGCTGCCGGACGCCGATCAGCCACGGAGCCAAGCCCCGGTACGGACCCCGGCGCGCCCGCCGAATCCGCGCCCGCCGAGGGCCAGCCCGCGCCCAGCCATCCCCCGCAGGCGCCTAGCCAGCCCTCGAAGGGGCCCGGCCAGCTTTCGCAGGCACCCGGCCAGCCCTCGCGCGCGCCCGGCCAGCCTGCGCGCGCGCTCGGCCAGCCGTCGCAGGCGCCGGGCGCGTCGGCGCACGAGACCGTCCGAGTTCCGACCGGGAGCGTCCAGGCCCAGGCCGAGGTCGTCCAAGCCCCGAGCGGGCCCGTCCAAGCGCCGACCGGGACCGTCCAAGCCCAGGCCGAGGTCGTCCAAGCCCAGGCCGGGAGCGTGGAAGCGCCCGAGCCGAAGGCGGCGGCCCGCAGTGTCGCCGAGCCCCCGGCGGCCCCGACCGAGATCGAGTCGACGGATACGCCGGACGGCCGGGCGACAGCCGACCCGGGACGGCTCACTGTGGACGCGGTCCGCGAGGCGTGGCCCGAGATCATGACGGCGGTCGGGCACAAGAGCAAGAAGATCGCCGCGCTCGCCCAGGGCGCCACCGTCCGTGACCTCGACGGCCAGACGCTCGTCCTGACGTTCCGGTTCCCGGCGCACGCGAAGATGGTGGCCTCCGATCCGACCCTGATCTCCGACGCGCTGTACGAATCGCTCGGCGGCCAGTGGCAGATCCGCTGCGATGTCTCCGGTGAGGCTGGCGGGACGGCCAGCCCGCCCTCAACTGGCCGGCGTTCCGTGCCGAGTCAGGGCGGTTCGCGTGGTCCGGCGCCGGACGCGCGCCGATCGCCGCAGGCCGGGTCCGCCGCGCCGGGCGGCGATGCCGCGGGCGGTGCGACGGCGGGCCCCGTTTCGGGATCCACCCGGCGGCGTGAGCCGTCACCCCAGCCCGCGCCGGGCGACGAGGGCGACGACTGGCCGGAGCCGGCGCGCCCTGGTGGCGGGTCGACGCCGGCCGAGCCGCCAACACCGACCGCTGAGGACCGTGGTCCAGGCGGGTCCGGCGATCGCGGCCCGACCGCTGACGGCCCTGGTCCGGGCGGGCCCGCCGACCGGGGCCCGACGGCGAACGGCAACGGCGTCCGCCCGCGCGGTCCAGGTGCGGCTGCCGCCTCCGGTGGTCTCGCCGCCGCCCGTGCCGCCGCCGCGAACGCCGCCAGGTTGGGTGGCGCCCGCGCCGGTGCCGCCGGGCTGTCCGCGCCGGCCGGAACGACACCCAAAGCAACGGGAACGACACCCAAAGCAAACAACCCGACGCCGAAAGCCCACGGCCCGACGCCGAACGCAAACAGCACGACGCCGAGGGCGAACGGCACGACGCCGAAGGCGACGCCCGGGGGCTGGTCGGACGGGTCACCGGCGGAGGAGCCGCCGTACGACCCCGAGTACGACGGCCCGGTCCGGGGGGTCGCGGCGTACGAGGGCTTCGATCCGGGTGACGAGCCGCTCGACGACGTGATCGACGAGAAGACCGCGCGGGAGAGCAGCGAGCAGCAGGCCGTACGGCTGCTCCAGGAGGCGTTCGGGGCGGAGAAGATCGGCGAGGCCTGA
- a CDS encoding putative quinol monooxygenase has product MGERTVAGGFGLIVRFRLRDQEAAEHFDALVARTLPEIARHEPGTLAYVVHSVPDEPLLRVFYELYADRAAFDAHEKQPHTRRFLTEREEHLCGLEVTFLQADRGSLPLQAPYGRA; this is encoded by the coding sequence GTGGGTGAACGGACCGTTGCGGGTGGATTCGGCCTGATCGTGCGCTTCCGGCTGCGGGATCAGGAGGCCGCGGAGCACTTCGACGCGCTGGTCGCGCGGACCCTGCCGGAGATCGCGCGGCACGAGCCGGGCACGCTCGCGTACGTGGTGCATTCCGTGCCGGACGAGCCCCTGCTGCGCGTCTTCTACGAGCTGTACGCCGACAGGGCCGCCTTCGATGCACACGAAAAGCAACCGCACACGCGACGCTTCCTCACCGAGCGTGAGGAACACCTGTGCGGGCTGGAGGTCACCTTCCTGCAGGCCGACCGAGGCTCGCTTCCCCTGCAGGCTCCTTACGGGCGCGCGTAG
- a CDS encoding right-handed parallel beta-helix repeat-containing protein codes for MRLFRPARASRAAAVLAATAALPTALTAMAAPAVAAGADVPAYSLASTVSPAPLRAEECTADATCVLAPAPRGGVLDDYAALKQAVDTAATRVRAAVVAADGTVVNPATTATVLLAPGTYRLTSGLKLPPNVNLRGSGIATTTLVMDPTVNWKNFSYGFLVRHNDKKEAGSTNLVSDLTVNGNCRTGAGAPEPADLPGRPGQACDFKAPLGASDNTGGGISAGDRWTVRQVRFTNFEYFKLWVNGTTGVRVVDNRFDNWGGAESDGEDNIGGGGRNDDTVIERNQFDATIRGNSFDFTNAIRTTVRDNIVHTTPAVAAARKENEYGNMYFEGVVSPTATGNILEGAHITLTSNANYAHSGSNKDITNPRDAVITGNRISDSATVGVLVKYDDYNDADNTPGTIGGWNDSSTDPADHVVRVGGNNVIRDNVIERPALSGVLVFGLARDKDAADTIVGNRIVNAGFGGATTYNTGGGWYDTAGIGLGVGRGDSVYGNTIVDDQDVHTTWYGLQLGPRKTNTANAPTNTVLTGPDGTGNTTEGIIAAPVRFGALAPEAPANATVGPNGLTWDESYATSNPIAGYRVYRDGALVADLPVGSATVPGNLLDADAASLENPAAGLAGWTAGSASKVARTDVAGAVGGAALALTATGNGQISAYSRKLAATAGTTYTSVASFQAGSGSAGRKVRAGLAFIDGAGKISRLGTQNMPTVDPATGWLTSSYSAAAPAGTVWVQSFLMVENAATGETHLLDRLGLVTGTATEQWTDPAGTTGRYQVVAYRADGGENSAAVTIG; via the coding sequence ATGCGTCTGTTCCGCCCCGCCCGCGCAAGCCGTGCCGCAGCCGTGCTCGCCGCCACCGCGGCTCTGCCGACCGCCCTGACCGCGATGGCCGCCCCCGCCGTCGCGGCGGGTGCCGACGTCCCGGCCTACTCGCTGGCCTCGACCGTGAGCCCGGCGCCGCTGCGCGCCGAGGAGTGCACCGCCGACGCGACGTGCGTGCTCGCTCCGGCGCCCCGGGGCGGCGTGCTGGACGACTACGCGGCCCTGAAGCAGGCCGTGGACACCGCCGCCACCCGCGTGCGCGCGGCCGTCGTGGCGGCCGACGGCACGGTGGTCAACCCGGCGACCACCGCGACGGTGCTTCTGGCCCCCGGCACCTACCGCCTCACCAGCGGCCTGAAGCTGCCCCCGAACGTGAACCTGCGCGGCAGCGGCATCGCCACCACCACCCTGGTCATGGACCCGACGGTGAACTGGAAGAACTTCAGCTACGGCTTCCTGGTGCGGCACAACGACAAGAAGGAGGCCGGCAGCACGAACCTGGTCTCCGACCTGACCGTCAACGGCAACTGCCGTACCGGCGCGGGCGCACCCGAGCCGGCCGACCTGCCGGGCCGCCCGGGCCAGGCCTGCGACTTCAAGGCCCCGCTGGGCGCCAGCGACAACACCGGCGGAGGCATCTCGGCCGGTGACCGGTGGACCGTACGCCAGGTGCGTTTCACCAACTTCGAGTACTTCAAGCTGTGGGTCAACGGCACCACGGGCGTGCGCGTCGTCGACAACCGGTTCGACAACTGGGGCGGCGCGGAGTCCGATGGTGAGGACAACATCGGTGGCGGCGGCCGCAACGACGACACCGTGATCGAACGCAACCAGTTCGACGCGACCATCCGTGGCAACAGCTTCGACTTCACCAACGCGATCCGGACCACGGTGCGGGACAACATCGTGCACACGACCCCCGCGGTCGCGGCGGCCCGCAAAGAGAACGAGTACGGCAACATGTACTTCGAGGGTGTCGTGTCCCCCACGGCGACCGGCAACATCCTCGAGGGCGCGCACATCACGCTCACCTCGAACGCCAACTACGCGCACAGCGGGTCCAACAAGGACATCACCAACCCGCGCGACGCCGTCATCACCGGCAACCGCATCTCCGACTCGGCGACGGTCGGCGTCCTGGTCAAGTACGACGACTACAACGACGCCGACAACACCCCGGGCACCATCGGCGGCTGGAACGACAGCAGCACCGACCCGGCCGACCACGTCGTGCGGGTGGGCGGCAACAACGTCATCCGCGACAACGTCATCGAGCGGCCCGCCCTGTCGGGTGTCCTCGTCTTCGGCCTGGCCCGGGACAAGGACGCCGCGGACACCATCGTGGGCAACCGCATCGTCAACGCCGGCTTCGGTGGCGCCACGACCTACAACACCGGTGGCGGCTGGTACGACACCGCGGGCATCGGCCTCGGCGTCGGCCGCGGCGATTCCGTGTACGGCAACACGATCGTCGACGACCAGGACGTCCACACCACGTGGTACGGCCTGCAGCTCGGCCCGCGCAAGACGAACACCGCCAACGCGCCGACCAACACCGTGCTCACCGGCCCGGACGGCACCGGCAACACCACCGAAGGCATCATCGCGGCGCCGGTCCGTTTCGGTGCCCTCGCGCCCGAGGCGCCCGCCAACGCCACGGTCGGCCCGAACGGCCTGACCTGGGACGAGTCGTACGCGACCAGCAACCCGATCGCCGGCTACCGGGTGTACCGCGACGGCGCTCTGGTCGCGGACCTGCCGGTCGGCAGCGCGACCGTTCCGGGCAACCTGCTCGACGCGGACGCCGCGAGCCTGGAGAACCCGGCGGCGGGCCTGGCCGGCTGGACCGCCGGCAGCGCGTCGAAGGTGGCGCGTACGGACGTGGCGGGTGCCGTGGGTGGTGCGGCGCTGGCGCTGACCGCTACGGGTAACGGCCAGATCAGCGCGTACAGCCGGAAGCTGGCGGCCACGGCCGGCACCACGTACACGTCTGTCGCGTCTTTCCAGGCCGGCAGCGGCAGCGCCGGGCGCAAGGTCCGCGCGGGCCTGGCCTTCATCGACGGCGCCGGGAAGATCTCCCGCCTGGGCACCCAGAACATGCCCACGGTGGACCCGGCGACTGGCTGGCTGACCAGCTCCTACTCGGCCGCGGCGCCGGCCGGGACGGTGTGGGTCCAGTCGTTCCTCATGGTGGAGAACGCGGCCACCGGCGAGACACACCTGCTGGATCGTCTCGGCCTGGTGACCGGCACGGCCACCGAGCAGTGGACGGACCCGGCGGGAACCACCGGCCGCTACCAGGTCGTCGCCTACCGTGCCGACGGGGGCGAGAACTCGGCCGCCGTCACCATCGGCTGA
- a CDS encoding DUF2786 domain-containing protein, which produces MTPHVPAPDGPDPGMLDKVRKLLAKAEDEACTPAEAEAFTAKAADLIAKYGIDQALLADSAPGVDVVGDRVIEMDAPYARDKAGLLAGIAHALRCKTVRRTQHTPGDGKRISMHLFGFGADLDRVELLYTSLLVQAAHALAAASVPWGEHPASYRRSWYAGYATAIHRRLQAAEARAQVDAEHAHISTQHSGRSVALVLADRGALVDRAQAAAYPKLAAGRARRLSGSGDRDGYAAGQRADLGANRIGRSGRKAVW; this is translated from the coding sequence ATGACCCCCCACGTGCCTGCCCCGGACGGACCGGATCCGGGAATGCTCGACAAGGTCCGCAAGCTGCTCGCCAAGGCCGAAGACGAGGCCTGCACCCCGGCGGAGGCGGAGGCGTTCACCGCCAAGGCGGCCGACCTGATCGCCAAGTACGGCATCGACCAGGCCCTGCTTGCCGACAGCGCGCCCGGCGTCGACGTGGTGGGGGACCGGGTGATCGAGATGGACGCCCCGTATGCCCGGGACAAGGCGGGCCTACTCGCCGGGATCGCACACGCCCTGCGCTGCAAGACGGTGCGCCGGACCCAGCACACCCCGGGTGACGGGAAGCGGATCTCGATGCACCTGTTCGGGTTCGGCGCCGATCTGGACCGGGTCGAACTGCTGTACACGTCGCTGCTCGTGCAGGCCGCACACGCGCTCGCCGCCGCGAGCGTGCCGTGGGGTGAGCACCCCGCCTCCTACCGCCGCTCCTGGTACGCGGGGTATGCCACGGCGATCCATCGTCGGCTGCAGGCGGCCGAGGCCCGCGCTCAGGTCGACGCCGAACACGCCCACATCAGCACACAGCACAGCGGCCGGTCGGTGGCCCTGGTGCTCGCGGACCGTGGTGCGCTGGTGGACCGGGCGCAGGCCGCCGCGTACCCGAAACTGGCCGCGGGGCGCGCCCGCCGGTTGTCCGGCTCGGGAGACCGGGATGGCTACGCGGCCGGGCAGCGCGCCGACCTGGGCGCCAACCGGATCGGGCGGTCCGGGCGGAAGGCGGTGTGGTGA
- a CDS encoding acyltransferase family protein → MAHTASLDPALSPPRAASPHRLAWLDGLRAVAALLVVYAHLSRYLFRDVRAVTGEWLHAGTAGVMLFFLVSGYIIPASLERHGSLRSFWISRAFRLFPLYLVVAFAVCVLGENDLLPLDGYLSDHPWSAAMAHATMLPDLLGVPLVTAVFWTLSFEMAFYLIVSALFALRLHTANGVIAVILAVLAVLSAPLTPRHISATLGDLLTIGVAICLAAGLVGVMSMRRWAVLAGGVVLAGMASLLLIANQEPAHAWDGLLIVAVMFVGTTLYRADQGQTSWWRAGTVAAVVAVALLSNWFSELQSLGALSFRYQVRSVVTLLTFSGIFAVGMLTRKARTPRFLVLLGLISYSIYLVHYVLIQVLSPILTNLASRLSPVAQIPVLVAFLGVLIGISWVSYRIVEIPGQRLGRLVDRLVVDGGEIDMPPTGHVASRAWSRLGMRKATRSVGADR, encoded by the coding sequence GTGGCCCACACCGCCAGCCTAGATCCGGCCTTGTCGCCGCCCCGCGCCGCTTCACCGCATCGGCTCGCTTGGCTGGACGGCTTGCGGGCGGTCGCCGCGCTCCTCGTCGTCTACGCACATCTGAGCCGGTACCTCTTCCGCGACGTGCGGGCGGTCACCGGCGAGTGGCTGCACGCGGGCACCGCTGGCGTCATGCTCTTCTTTCTGGTCAGCGGCTACATCATCCCGGCCTCCCTGGAGCGGCACGGGAGTCTGCGATCGTTCTGGATCAGCCGAGCTTTTCGGCTCTTCCCGTTGTATCTGGTTGTTGCCTTCGCGGTCTGCGTCCTCGGGGAAAACGATTTGCTCCCCCTGGACGGCTACCTGTCGGATCACCCGTGGTCGGCGGCCATGGCGCACGCCACCATGCTGCCGGACCTGCTCGGGGTCCCACTCGTCACCGCGGTGTTCTGGACGTTGAGCTTCGAGATGGCTTTTTACCTCATCGTCAGCGCGCTTTTCGCGCTGCGGCTCCACACCGCGAACGGGGTTATCGCCGTAATCCTGGCGGTGCTGGCCGTGCTCAGTGCGCCGCTGACGCCGAGGCACATCTCGGCGACGCTGGGAGACCTGCTGACGATCGGTGTGGCCATCTGCCTGGCCGCCGGACTCGTAGGCGTCATGAGCATGCGCCGTTGGGCCGTTCTTGCCGGTGGCGTGGTGCTTGCTGGGATGGCCAGCCTTCTGCTGATTGCCAACCAAGAGCCCGCGCACGCCTGGGACGGACTGCTCATCGTGGCGGTCATGTTCGTCGGCACGACGCTGTACCGTGCGGACCAGGGCCAGACGAGTTGGTGGCGCGCAGGCACGGTCGCAGCCGTGGTTGCGGTGGCACTCCTGTCGAATTGGTTCTCGGAACTGCAATCGCTCGGTGCGCTTTCCTTCCGATACCAGGTGCGTTCCGTAGTCACGCTCCTGACCTTCTCCGGAATTTTCGCGGTAGGCATGCTAACCAGAAAGGCGAGAACCCCTCGTTTCCTGGTTCTTCTGGGCCTGATCAGTTATTCCATTTACCTCGTGCACTACGTACTCATCCAGGTGTTGAGTCCGATTCTCACCAACCTGGCCAGCCGGCTCTCTCCGGTGGCGCAGATTCCTGTGCTTGTTGCGTTTCTGGGCGTACTCATTGGGATATCCTGGGTTTCCTACCGGATCGTGGAAATTCCTGGTCAGCGGCTGGGGAGACTGGTTGATCGGTTGGTCGTCGATGGGGGCGAAATAGACATGCCGCCGACAGGTCACGTGGCTTCCCGAGCGTGGTCCCGGCTTGGCATGAGAAAGGCGACCAGAAGCGTGGGGGCCGATCGGTAA